From a single Sorghum bicolor cultivar BTx623 chromosome 5, Sorghum_bicolor_NCBIv3, whole genome shotgun sequence genomic region:
- the LOC8072775 gene encoding fatty acyl-CoA reductase 1, with product MIGDEVDSDVVVRYFRGKSILITGSTGFLGKVLVEKILRVQPDVKKIFLLIRAADVESAKQRVETEVTGREIFQILKNKHGNGFEGFIQEKICPLPGDVMYENLGLGPAKLREVCKEIDIIVNGAATTNFYERYDVAFDTNVMGAKHICEFAKRCSKLKMLLHVSTAYVAGEQEGVVLEKPFRLGETLREGTHLDIESELNLIKETRRELKANCSSEKVERRTMKDLGLKRAREFGWPNTYVFTKAMGEMLLGHLRGDLPVVIVRPSIITSILNEPLPGWMEGIRTIDSFIIGYAKQALSIFLVDLELIMDVIPGDMVVNAMMVAMAAHSEEQAQQLSIYHLTSSVRHPAPYAVLAECGHRYFLHNPLMRSGSGSGGKNSGEPVRPARMRFFRTLPRFRAYMAVKFRLPREILRLLNIALCGAFSRRYDELSRKYRYVMHIAELYAPYALFKGCFDDSNTERLRVAMANNNNNNNNNGQDRKYDEFGFDPKCIDWDDYFYRVHIPGVVKYLWD from the exons ATGATCGGTGATGAAGTGGATTCAGATGTTGTTGTACGCTACTTCAGAGGCAAGAGCATCCTGATCACTGGTTCAACTGGCTTCCTGGGGAAAG TGCTTGTGGAGAAGATACTGAGGGTTCAGCCGGACGTCAAGAAGATCTTCCTCCTTATTCGAGCCGCCGATGTCGAGTCTGCGAAGCAGAGGGTCGAGACCGAG GTGACAGGAAGGGAGATCTTCCAAATTTTGAAAAACAAGCATGGTAATGGGTTTGAAGGTTTCATCCAAGAAAAAATATGCCCTTTACCAGGAGACGTCATGTATGAGAACTTGGGCCTAGGCCCTGCCAAactgagagaagtatgcaaagaAATAGACATCATTGTCAATGGAGCTGCAACTACAAATTTCTACGAAAG GTATGATGTGGCTTTCGACACAAATGTCATGGGAGCCAAACACATTTGTGAGTTTGCAAAAAGGTGCAGTAAACTCAAGATGCTGCTACATGTTTCAACAG CTTATGTAGCCGGTGAACAAGAAGGGGTAGTGCTAGAGAAGCCATTCCGTTTGGGTGAAACCCTGAGGGAAGGCACGCACCTGGACATCGAATCCGAACTAAATCTGATAAAAGAGACCAGGAGAGAACTGAAAGCCAACTGTTCTTCGGAAAAGGTTGAGAGAAGAACCATGAAGGATCTTGGCCTCAAGAG GGCAAGGGAGTTTGGGTGGCCAAACACCTATGTGTTCACCAAAGCCATGGGGGAGATGCTGCTGGGACACCTTCGAGGAGATCTCCCAGTCGTCATCGTCCGGCCGAGCATCATAACCAGCATCCTGAACGAGCCGTTGCCTGGATGGATGGAAGGGATCAG GACAATTGACTCGTTCATCATCGGCTACGCGAAGCAGGCTCTGTCAATCTTCTTAGTTGACCTCGAGTTGATAATGGACGTG ATTCCGGGGGACATGGTGGTGAACGCCATGATGGTGGCCATGGCGGCGCACTCGGAGGAGCAGGCGCAGCAACTGAGCATCTACCACCTGACGTCGTCGGTGCGGCACCCGGCGCCGTACGCCGTCCTCGCGGAGTGCGGCCACCGCTACTTCCTCCACAATCCACTGATGAGGTCCGGGTCCGGGTCCGGCGGCAAGAACAGCGGCGAGCCCGTGCGGCCTGCCAGGATGCGCTTCTTCCGCACGCTCCCCAGGTTCCGCGCCTACATGGCCGTCAAGTTCAGGCTTCCCCGCGAG ATCCTTCGCCTGCTCAACATCGCCCTGTGCGGCGCGTTCTCCCGGCGCTACGACGAGCTCAGCAGGAAGTACAGATACGTCATGCATATTGCAGAGCTGTACGCGCCATACGCCTTGTTCAAAGGATG CTTTGATGACTCCAACACGGAGAGGCTGAGGGTGGCGATGgcgaacaacaacaacaacaacaataataacggGCAAGACAGGAAATATGATGAGTTTGGTTTTGATCCCAAGTGCATAGACTGGGACGACTACTTCTACAGGGTTCACATCCCCGGTGTTGTCAAGTACCTGTGGGATTag